The window CGGGTCTTCCAGTTCCATAATCGGCTGGAGTGCTTTGGCCTTCGTCCAACCACGGGGCACCATGTAGACACGTTGTTCAATCCGTGACGGCGTTGCTTTGGGCTGCTCAACGGTTACGGTAATGGGTGATTTCAGGAAGTTGTTGATTAAATCCCGGATGGGACGAGGCATGGTGGCTGAGAAACAAGCCGTCTGACGCTCTTTCGGTGATTGTTGGAGGATTTTCTTGACATCATCGATAAAGCCCATGCTCAACATTTCATCGGCTTCATCTAGCACGACCCAACGCACTTGATCCAATCTCAAGTCACCCCGGTCGAGTAAATCGATCACCCGTCCGGGTGTGCCCACGACGAGTTGAGCGCCACGTTGCAGGCTTTTGATTTGCCGTTCAATGGATTGACCGCCACAAACGGTCAGGACTGACAATCGGCGGTTGCCAGAGAAGTCACGAATCGCATCAGCGACTTGAGAGGCCAACTCTCGTGTTGGCGTCAGAATTAAGCCTTGTACGACTCGGTTGTCTAGGTCAATCTGCTCGAGGATGGGCAGCGAAAATGCCGCTGTTTTGCCAGTACCCGTTTGGGATTGACCGACGACATCACGCCCCGCTAGGATTTCAGGAATCGCTTGGGTTTGAATGGTGGTTGGTGCTGTAAAGCCCAATTTTTCCAGTTGATTGACACGAGCTTCAGACAGGCCCAGGCTTTTAAAGGAAAGGGTCATAGGTTAGTGTTTGCTGTTAGGTTTTTAGTTTTTAGAGATCGAGAGTCTGTTGCCAAAGCGTTAAGGGGGGCAAGGTTGAAAAGTTTAAGGGGGGCACGTTTCAGGTGGGAAGGTTGGAAGTTGAAACTGGTCTTCTAACCGACTTATCCTGAACACTTGCTCGCCCTGCAAACCTCTAAAGAGCCACCTGTAACCCTTTAACAACTGACGAAAAATGAGGAACTACAGAACCATACAGGTCGTAGGCATCCGCATCAGTAATTTCCACTCCCACGATTGTGCCCAAGGGAGCATTTCCTTGGACGTAAACCAATCCATCTACCTCAGGGGCAAATCGAGTAGAGCGACCAATTAATTCACCTGTTTCAGGGTGTTCTTGCTCAATCAAGACATCAACCACCTTACCGACACACGCTTGATTCCTTTTCCAGGAGATGGGCTGCTGAGCTGCCATCAGGGCATCCCGACGGGCATCCATTACGTCTTGGGGTAGTTGGTTTGGCAAGTTGTAGGCCGTGGTACCCTCTTCCGGAGAAAAGGTAAAGACACCTACATGGTCAAACTCATGGCGCTGGACAAACTGGAGTAAGTGCTCGAAGTGTTCGTCTGTTTCACCAGGAAACCCGACGATAAAGGTTGTCCGCAGCACTGCATCGGGCAGTGCTGTTTTGAGGCGCTCAATAATCCTGTCATTCACCTGTCCCTGCCAAGGGCGGTTCATGGCGCGCAGGATTTCTGGATGGGAGTGTTGTAGGGGTAAATCCAGGTAAGGAAGGACATTCGGAGTTTCCTGAATGGCCTGAATTACGGCTGGGGTCAAACCCGTTGGATAGGCGTAGTGCATCCGAATCCAGGGGATGTTCACTTGACCTAACGCCCGTAAGAGTTCTGCTAACTTCGGTTCGCCATAAAGGTCTAAACCGTAGTTGGTCGTAATTTGAGAAATCAGAATGATTTCCTGTACGCCTTCAAAAGCCAGTTGTTTGGCTTCTGCGACGATGGATTCAATCGTGCGCGATCGCTGTTTTCCCCGAAGATGGGGAATGATACAAAACGCGCATCGGTAGTCACACCCTTCGGCTACCCGTAGGTAAGCAACACCCTCAGAGGTCGTTCGGTAGCGCGGAGTTGTCTCGTCAGCAATATAAGTCGGTTGTGCCGAAACTTGCTTAACGCGTTCGCCCGCTTCTACTCGTTGAATCACATCTACGATTTTGTTATAATCGCCTGTCCCAACTACTGCCACAGCTTCAGGCAACTCATCCAAGAGTTCGGCCTGGAAGTGTTGCGCCATACAGCCAGTAACGACAATTTTTTTATCAGCTTCTGCTAATTCGACCAGGGTGCGGACAGACTCTTCACGAGCTGCTCCAATAAAACTACAGGTGTTTACAATAACATAATCCGCTAATTCTTCATTAGAATCGACCGGGTAACCGGCTTGGACCAATAGACCCAGCATGTGTTCTGAGTCGATGCGATTTTTTTCGCAGCCCAAATGAGAAATTGCGATGGTTGGCTTGTTACCCATGCGGTCATGCGGTTGTGTTTACTACGGCTTGAGTGAGTGGGGTCGCGACCTTGTAGAGGTGCATTTTACATCATTAAGCGTTCGGCCCACCCACACTCCACTAGTCCGGATGTTCCTTATTCTTTCTTAACCCCCGTTACTTATTGTAGATAAAATTTTATTGAGATATCCAAACGAATAGTAAAAAAAGAGCTATTTATGCCAACATCCCCTGACCGAGGTGATTGGAGCTTGGGAAAAACAGTTGAAAGTGACGCTCTGGCGATCGCTACGGCTAACGCGGCGTGAGCAATAGGGCAAGTGGGTCGGTAGGCGAGGATTGTCGGTTGGCACATGCTAACCTGTAACCTTTAACCTTCAACCCTTAACCTTCAACCCTCAACCCAGGACTTAGTTACCCTTGTTGGCTCCCAATCGGAGAGCATTGACAGGTAGGGCAGAAAGTAGCCGGTGTTTTTAGGTAGATACGTGGACTTACTTCAAATTTTCAAGACACCGAATCCAATTATTGGCGTGGTTCATCTACTGCCGCTCCCCACATCGCCCCGCTGGGGAGGGAGCTTGAAAGCGGTCATTGATCGCGCAGAGCAGGAGGTGACAGCACTGGCTTCTGGGGGAGTCGATGGTGTAATCGTCGAGAACTTTTTTGACGCCCCATTTACGAAAAACCAGGTTGATCCCGCTGTGGTTAGTGCTATGACACTGATTGTGCAGCAACTGATGAATCTGGTCACGCTGCCAGTGGGGATCAATGTATTACGGAACGATGCCCACAGTGCTTTAGCGATCGCCACTTGCGTCCCTTGCCAATTTATTCGGGTTAACGTCCTCACGGGAGTCATGGCAACAGACCAAGGATTCATTGAAGGACAGGCGCATCAATTGCTTCGCTACCGCCGAGAACTGGGCAGTGATGTCAAAATTTTGGCAGATGTTTTGGTCAAACATGCACGACCCTTGGGTTCTCCCAATCTCACGACAGCGGTGCAGGAGACGATTGAACGGGGCTTAGCCGATGGCGTGATTCTTTCAGGTTGGGCGACGGGTAGCCCTCCCTCTTTAGAGGACTTGGAATTGGCCTCTGCTGCCGCTAACGGTACTCCCGTTTTTATTGGCAGTGGAGCCAACTGGGAAAACATCTCCACCCTGATGCAAGCGGCTAACGGCGTGATTGTTTCCAGTTCCCTGAAGCGGCGGGGGAAAATTGAGCAAGCTATTGACCCGATTCGCGTCAGTCAATTTGTGGAAGCGGCGCGGCGCAGCGTTGCGGCTAAAGTTGAACCACAACCCCTGGCTTCCGTCAAGCTACATTCGTAAATAGATTAAGCAACTCATGACAGGCGTGCTGCCTGTCTACCCACTCACAAAGAACAA of the Allocoleopsis franciscana PCC 7113 genome contains:
- a CDS encoding DEAD/DEAH box helicase, coding for MTLSFKSLGLSEARVNQLEKLGFTAPTTIQTQAIPEILAGRDVVGQSQTGTGKTAAFSLPILEQIDLDNRVVQGLILTPTRELASQVADAIRDFSGNRRLSVLTVCGGQSIERQIKSLQRGAQLVVGTPGRVIDLLDRGDLRLDQVRWVVLDEADEMLSMGFIDDVKKILQQSPKERQTACFSATMPRPIRDLINNFLKSPITVTVEQPKATPSRIEQRVYMVPRGWTKAKALQPIMELEDPEAALIFVRTRKAAAELTSQLQAAGHSVDEYHGDLSQSQRERLLYRFKGGQVRWVVATDIAARGLDVDHLTHVINYDLPDQVESYIHRIGRTGRAGKTGTAITLIQPFDRRKLNLIERKVRQALVVSRIPTRSQIEAQRLEKLQNQLREALSGERMASFLPVVRDLSEEYDPHAIAAAALQMVYDQTQPAWMAGDYDDGAIVERPKIIKRQSDKPQPSVTPNRSR
- the rimO gene encoding 30S ribosomal protein S12 methylthiotransferase RimO, yielding MGNKPTIAISHLGCEKNRIDSEHMLGLLVQAGYPVDSNEELADYVIVNTCSFIGAAREESVRTLVELAEADKKIVVTGCMAQHFQAELLDELPEAVAVVGTGDYNKIVDVIQRVEAGERVKQVSAQPTYIADETTPRYRTTSEGVAYLRVAEGCDYRCAFCIIPHLRGKQRSRTIESIVAEAKQLAFEGVQEIILISQITTNYGLDLYGEPKLAELLRALGQVNIPWIRMHYAYPTGLTPAVIQAIQETPNVLPYLDLPLQHSHPEILRAMNRPWQGQVNDRIIERLKTALPDAVLRTTFIVGFPGETDEHFEHLLQFVQRHEFDHVGVFTFSPEEGTTAYNLPNQLPQDVMDARRDALMAAQQPISWKRNQACVGKVVDVLIEQEHPETGELIGRSTRFAPEVDGLVYVQGNAPLGTIVGVEITDADAYDLYGSVVPHFSSVVKGLQVAL
- the btpA gene encoding photosystem I biogenesis protein BtpA; this translates as MDLLQIFKTPNPIIGVVHLLPLPTSPRWGGSLKAVIDRAEQEVTALASGGVDGVIVENFFDAPFTKNQVDPAVVSAMTLIVQQLMNLVTLPVGINVLRNDAHSALAIATCVPCQFIRVNVLTGVMATDQGFIEGQAHQLLRYRRELGSDVKILADVLVKHARPLGSPNLTTAVQETIERGLADGVILSGWATGSPPSLEDLELASAAANGTPVFIGSGANWENISTLMQAANGVIVSSSLKRRGKIEQAIDPIRVSQFVEAARRSVAAKVEPQPLASVKLHS